TGGCTGTCCAAGCTTTCAACGTGGCTCTTTATtcttctccactggaggcgaaTGCGGTTGGTCAGCTTCTCCCGGGAATGAACACAATACAGCTCCACACTTTCTTTACTGGAATCaaacacttcctcttcctcctctgggtCAGCCTgagattaaaaatgaaaatgtgtttcactCTATTGGTAGCACATCTGGCAACGGTAGACTAAAGAAAGAGGCAGAGCGACTTTTATCAGCTGCCAATTTGATTGTGATGAGTTTTCACAGTGGTTATTGTGTTTATCTGCTGCATTTTTGAAATCCATCCACCAAAtgttattgccaaaatattAGGAGCAAACAGGAAAAGTGGCATAATAGCACTTTCCATTTTATAATGCCTCAGAGATCAAAGAGAACAAATTGAGAAAGATGTGGGCCTTGAAGTGAGAGCAATCACTCATTACTAACTCCctaaaaaagtagaaaaaaaagaataaaaagaataaaaactcTCCCTACCTGAATACCATCATCTTGACATTTGTCTTCCTTCAGCGTTGATTTCTTTGAACTCAGAATGGAAAGCATTTctttttccatctgctgtaacAATTTCTTTAACTCTGCATTTTCCAGCAGCATCTCCCTTTGTCGGCTGTCATAGTCACTCAGGAGAGTCTTGTACATCTCCTCCTCATGCCTTGGGATGACAAAGACAATCCTCCGTTTGTTAGTTTGTTATGAAAAAACGTATCAGAGGAAAATCATTTAAGCTACGGTGACATCCAGCATTTAGCAGTGTAACCATGTTTGAAGCTCTTGTTcctaaaagaaatgtgtttcacCTAGAAAGCTGACAAAGGAGTGGATGTGCAAAAGTAAGGTGAGTAAAAACATTCTCTCATTATGCTTTTGCGTAATTCCTCCTTTGTTCCTGAAATTGTTATTTACAAATATGTTGAGACAAAAAGTAACATATTAAACAAtgactttaaaaagaaagaagtaaaCTTACTTTGCTTCTGTTTTCTGAGTTTTCCAAAGGCTTCTCTTTCCATCAGCTCTTCCAATGTTGTTTAATACATCAATGGCTGGAAGCAAGAAAGACAAACGTATGAAAAGTTGTTTTATAAAATGGAATCTTCATTTTAACCGTGTGTCTGGTAAGATATTGGTTATATTttcattaatttattaattattataattattaattatctTTGCAACGGCTGGGACTAAAAAGGTTCTCTTTAACCtggtttcttctcctttttgtccACCAACAGTTGATTCAAGCGCTCCTTCAATTTGTCAaattctctctctttccgttTCATCTCATGATTGTACTGGCTGGCCCGGCTGGCAATTATGTTCTGAAATTTTTGCACCTGGCAggggaaaataaaacaagtttttacCGTTGGGATTGTCATGTTCATCCACCTGAAACCAAAAACCTGCCAGTGGATTCATTTAGCGTTATCTGGGCCAAAAAGTCCAAAGAAAGTACctcatctttttcatttttcaggcagtTCTGCAAACTCTTCACTTTCAAATGCAGCTGTCGTTCTCTCTCAAGCAgtcctgtgttttctcttttggaCAGTTCAAGTTGCTCCTATGACGACAGGacaattttgttattttcagaAATTGACAGGCACCACGTGAGGTTTAGTTTAGTTAAACATGCcattgatattttttattttacaatgcaACAAAGGAATTACTGTAATCACATGTTACTATACTTTTAGTTGGGTGCTGGTGAGCTTCAGGTAGTCCACATTGCTTATGGACTTCAGCTGTTCCACTTCCATGTTTTCCAGAGTCCGGAGTCCCTTGTGGTGGAGATGAATCAGGTCATACATGCAATTGAGCACAGTCATAACATTCACCTCTGGGCTGCCGCTTGACTCCGTCCAAAGTGGTGGGAGGCCAAGAGATGACACCTCCTGTGAAAGGGaataaatgcagaaaaagaTGTGGAGGACTGGCCCAACTCAAACCAGTCACATTGTAGTCATTTACATTTAAGACAAGGTAAGATATGTAAATAGATAGATACTGTATTTATATCTTTCGATGATATTGCTTACATTAAACAGCAAGCACGCATGTAGCAGTAACTGTGTTCATAGTACTTCAGCGAGACATTTATGGTCACCAACCTGATT
This Gasterosteus aculeatus chromosome 8, fGasAcu3.hap1.1, whole genome shotgun sequence DNA region includes the following protein-coding sequences:
- the LOC120823957 gene encoding afadin- and alpha-actinin-binding protein isoform X2, translating into MPESRGLEFRDICSSSVECRPSLLGQISPSSVPLHKNHILSTFCREDNLQECLSHINQEVSSLGLPPLWTESSGSPEVNVMTVLNCMYDLIHLHHKGLRTLENMEVEQLKSISNVDYLKLTSTQLKEQLELSKRENTGLLERERQLHLKVKSLQNCLKNEKDEVQKFQNIIASRASQYNHEMKRKEREFDKLKERLNQLLVDKKEKKPAIDVLNNIGRADGKRSLWKTQKTEAKHEEEMYKTLLSDYDSRQREMLLENAELKKLLQQMEKEMLSILSSKKSTLKEDKCQDDGIQADPEEEEEVFDSSKESVELYCVHSREKLTNRIRLQWRRIKSHVESLDSQAQMGPNKTDDAASQETHVEEMNRLKLEIQQCKDFIQTQQQLLQQLRPPCDEEATSLLSDCYMLQEKECFREEEKSLEEQRKFLERERGNFTEAAIRLSHELKRSPVPHRLQKSSSCAGLTRPPPNSRPLRHTFPNPR
- the LOC120823957 gene encoding afadin- and alpha-actinin-binding protein isoform X3, whose amino-acid sequence is MPESRGLEFRDICSSSVECRPSLLGQISPSSVPLHKNHILSTFCREDNLQECLSHINQEVSSLGLPPLWTESSGSPEVNVMTVLNCMYDLIHLHHKGLRTLENMEVEQLKSISNVDYLKLTSTQLKEQLELSKRENTGLLERERQLHLKVKSLQNCLKNEKDEVQKFQNIIASRASQYNHEMKRKEREFDKLKERLNQLLVDKKEKKPAIDVLNNIGRADGKRSLWKTQKTEAKHEEEMYKTLLSDYDSRQREMLLENAELKKLLQQMEKEMLSILSSKKSTLKEDKCQDDGIQADPEEEEEVFDSSKESVELYCVHSREKLTNRIRLQWRRIKSHVESLDSQAQMGPNKTDDAASQETHVEEMNRLKLEIQQCKDFIQTQQQLLQQLRPPCDEEATSLLSDCYMLQEKECFREEEKSLEEQRKFLERERGNFTEAAIRLSHEVID
- the LOC120823957 gene encoding afadin- and alpha-actinin-binding protein isoform X1, with amino-acid sequence MPESRGLEFRDICSSSVECRPSLLGQISPSSVPLHKNHILSTFCREDNLQECLSHINQEVSSLGLPPLWTESSGSPEVNVMTVLNCMYDLIHLHHKGLRTLENMEVEQLKSISNVDYLKLTSTQLKEQLELSKRENTGLLERERQLHLKVKSLQNCLKNEKDEVQKFQNIIASRASQYNHEMKRKEREFDKLKERLNQLLVDKKEKKPAIDVLNNIGRADGKRSLWKTQKTEAKHEEEMYKTLLSDYDSRQREMLLENAELKKLLQQMEKEMLSILSSKKSTLKEDKCQDDGIQADPEEEEEVFDSSKESVELYCVHSREKLTNRIRLQWRRIKSHVESLDSQAQMGPNKTDDAASQETHVEEMNRLKLEIQQCKDFIQTQQQLLQQQLRPPCDEEATSLLSDCYMLQEKECFREEEKSLEEQRKFLERERGNFTEAAIRLSHELKRSPVPHRLQKSSSCAGLTRPPPNSRPLRHTFPNPR